In Halarcobacter bivalviorum, a genomic segment contains:
- a CDS encoding ZIP family metal transporter yields the protein MPYEIIFFSFLAGSTVFIGGLFSYFFEKTVLNRQIKIKIIHFLTAFATGIMLAAVAFVLVPKGMDTLSIGFSISIFLLGAIVFYFLDDYINKNSASIPQFISMLLDFIPESIALGAVFVYDYNTGILLAIFIACQNLPEAFTSYIELRASAFRKSRALLLLFIFSFIGVVFSLIGFYLLRDRPELTSSLMLFAAGGILYLIFEDIAPSMKLKDSRFIAFGVNLGFIVGMLSEAML from the coding sequence ATGCCTTATGAAATAATCTTTTTCTCTTTTCTTGCTGGTTCAACAGTTTTTATTGGAGGGCTTTTCTCTTATTTTTTTGAAAAAACAGTTTTAAATAGACAAATCAAAATAAAAATCATTCATTTCTTAACTGCTTTTGCAACAGGTATTATGCTTGCTGCAGTTGCTTTTGTATTAGTACCAAAAGGGATGGATACTCTTTCTATAGGCTTTAGTATCTCTATTTTTTTACTTGGAGCCATTGTTTTTTATTTTTTAGATGATTATATAAATAAAAATTCTGCTTCAATTCCTCAATTTATTTCTATGCTTTTAGATTTTATCCCTGAATCTATAGCCTTAGGTGCAGTATTTGTATATGATTATAATACAGGTATTTTATTAGCAATATTTATTGCTTGTCAAAATTTACCTGAAGCCTTTACTTCTTATATAGAATTAAGAGCTTCTGCTTTCAGAAAAAGTAGAGCATTATTACTTTTATTCATTTTTAGTTTTATAGGAGTAGTTTTCTCTTTAATAGGTTTTTATTTATTAAGAGATAGGCCTGAATTAACTTCATCTTTAATGTTGTTTGCCGCAGGTGGAATTTTATATCTTATTTTTGAAGATATAGCTCCTTCTATGAAGTTAAAAGATAGTAGGTTTATAGCTTTTGGAGTAAATTTAGGTTTTATAGTAGGGATGCTATCAGAAGCGATGTTATAA
- a CDS encoding putative bifunctional diguanylate cyclase/phosphodiesterase: MNTKTFKNYIFSSKIILVGIIFIICFAFSTYLHTSLTKKESIEHSTTISNQVFSSMYQIMRKGWSREDLNLFTASLEENFAGSNYEINIYRSEKVKELFGEMEEKQKDKTLIDVLNGRIPEYKSFEDNVVRNIMPLKASQECLMCHANAKVSDILGMVEVKQDLNTIFNESKFQFIIFFLIIIPIFLISAFISSRYTNKKITKSLDLFKEKVENINSVDDFKQFDSKNIDLYFKEFNEIIQNVDNMAEKLKNVAVDKELLEFEIKLLDKFIITSDVVKDWREYICDLLLEINKIMETYTLMTMFRVDDDQFEVDIFWLGNPQDEVKEVFEEYINSVIKTSEYFKGMTDFKIKHIIANRDKKLYNLQKADIEYRSKSLFLDTPKIGGIVGIGLQSVLSTDPIRYIVVDSILTTMANLVGSVKAINKYTQDLEYYAARDPLTDLFNQRVFNDMMIYEIKRAKKHNYSFALMIIDCDNFKPINDNFGHAFGDKFLQTIADILEEEKRDEDIVARYGGDEFTIILPECDTNGAYTVAQRISQRISQEKLLAPDGTYVGVTISIGISVYPDHTTSQKELFIIADHMMYEAKDEGKNSIKLPTKDNVSEILKINQEKSALLISAIENNEIHPYFQPIKPALSNDNNLVIHELLMRVKHKDKIFSAFEFIEIAEARGLINKMDLMVIEKAFEKIYETGYEGVLFINLSPKSLIVNDFINQINILVKKYNINKEKIVFEITERETVKNFSLLEKFVHNLKLEGYKFAIDDFGSGFSSFHYIKKFPIDYLKIDGDFIININKDEKDKAFVNSIVTLAKELNIQTIAEFVESQEIVDTLDELEIDYCQGYHIGKPSEEFISLK; the protein is encoded by the coding sequence ATGAACACAAAAACATTTAAAAATTATATTTTCTCAAGTAAAATTATTTTAGTAGGAATAATTTTTATAATTTGCTTTGCTTTTAGTACATATTTACATACCTCTCTAACAAAAAAAGAATCAATTGAACACTCAACTACTATTTCTAATCAAGTATTCTCTTCTATGTATCAAATTATGAGAAAAGGTTGGAGTAGAGAAGATTTAAATCTTTTTACAGCTTCATTAGAAGAGAATTTTGCTGGAAGTAATTATGAGATAAATATTTATCGTTCAGAAAAAGTAAAAGAGCTTTTTGGAGAAATGGAAGAAAAACAAAAAGATAAAACTTTAATAGACGTATTAAATGGAAGAATTCCTGAATACAAATCTTTTGAAGATAATGTTGTAAGAAATATTATGCCTTTAAAGGCTTCTCAAGAGTGTCTTATGTGTCATGCTAATGCAAAGGTTTCTGATATATTAGGAATGGTTGAAGTAAAACAAGATTTAAATACTATTTTTAATGAATCAAAATTTCAATTTATTATCTTCTTCTTAATCATTATCCCTATTTTCCTTATTTCTGCTTTTATCTCTTCAAGATATACAAATAAAAAAATCACAAAAAGCCTTGATCTATTTAAAGAAAAAGTGGAAAATATAAATTCAGTTGATGATTTTAAACAATTTGATTCAAAAAATATAGACCTCTATTTTAAAGAGTTTAATGAAATAATTCAAAACGTAGATAATATGGCTGAAAAACTTAAAAATGTGGCTGTTGATAAAGAGTTATTAGAATTTGAAATTAAACTTCTTGATAAATTTATTATTACCTCTGATGTAGTAAAAGATTGGAGAGAATATATTTGTGATTTACTTCTTGAAATCAATAAAATTATGGAAACCTATACTCTAATGACTATGTTTAGAGTTGATGATGACCAATTTGAAGTAGATATTTTCTGGCTTGGTAATCCACAAGATGAAGTAAAAGAAGTATTTGAAGAGTATATTAATAGTGTAATTAAAACTTCAGAATATTTCAAAGGAATGACTGATTTTAAAATAAAACATATTATTGCAAATAGAGATAAAAAACTTTATAACCTACAAAAAGCTGATATTGAATATAGATCAAAATCACTATTTTTAGATACTCCAAAAATTGGAGGAATTGTTGGTATTGGTTTACAATCTGTTTTATCAACAGACCCAATTAGATATATTGTTGTTGACTCAATCTTAACAACAATGGCAAATTTAGTTGGTTCTGTAAAAGCAATTAATAAATATACTCAAGATTTAGAATATTATGCAGCAAGAGACCCTTTAACTGACCTTTTTAATCAAAGAGTATTTAATGATATGATGATTTATGAGATAAAAAGAGCTAAGAAACATAACTACTCTTTTGCATTGATGATTATTGATTGTGATAACTTTAAACCAATAAATGATAACTTTGGTCATGCTTTTGGAGACAAGTTTTTACAGACAATTGCTGATATTTTAGAAGAAGAAAAAAGAGATGAAGATATAGTTGCTAGATATGGAGGAGATGAATTTACAATTATCTTACCTGAGTGTGATACAAATGGAGCATATACTGTAGCACAAAGAATTTCTCAAAGAATTTCTCAAGAAAAACTTCTTGCTCCTGATGGAACATATGTAGGAGTTACTATTTCTATAGGTATTTCAGTTTATCCTGACCATACTACTTCTCAAAAAGAACTATTTATAATTGCAGACCACATGATGTATGAAGCAAAAGATGAAGGTAAAAACTCAATAAAACTTCCAACTAAAGATAATGTTTCAGAGATTTTAAAAATCAATCAAGAAAAATCTGCTCTTTTAATTTCAGCTATTGAAAATAATGAGATTCATCCATATTTCCAACCAATAAAACCTGCTCTTAGTAATGATAATAACCTAGTTATTCATGAATTATTAATGAGAGTAAAACATAAAGATAAAATTTTCTCAGCCTTTGAGTTTATTGAAATTGCAGAAGCAAGAGGGTTAATCAATAAAATGGACTTAATGGTTATTGAAAAAGCCTTTGAGAAAATCTATGAAACAGGCTATGAAGGAGTATTGTTTATTAATCTATCTCCAAAATCTTTAATAGTAAATGATTTTATTAATCAAATAAATATATTAGTAAAAAAATATAATATAAATAAAGAAAAAATTGTTTTTGAAATAACAGAAAGAGAGACAGTTAAAAACTTCTCTTTACTTGAAAAGTTTGTACACAATCTAAAACTTGAAGGCTATAAATTTGCAATTGATGATTTTGGCTCAGGCTTTTCATCTTTCCACTATATAAAGAAATTTCCTATTGATTATTTAAAAATTGATGGTGATTTTATTATTAATATAAATAAAGATGAAAAAGACAAAGCTTTTGTAAACTCTATTGTAACTTTAGCAAAAGAGTTAAATATCCAGACAATTGCTGAATTTGTAGAAAGCCAAGAGATTGTTGATACTTTAGATGAGTTAGAAATTGATTACTGCCAAGGATATCATATTGGTAAGCCTTCAGAAGAGTTTATAAGCTTAAAATAA
- a CDS encoding class I SAM-dependent methyltransferase yields the protein MNISELENLLKENLKEKTKEFKRIFHGRGNLYDGYSFLTIDSIDKILFATFFEEIGKEVEEKLLKLLESIYEEYSFECLVLQRRYLNGGENEILKGILPREAVAWENGLKYQLNFSNKNIGYFADMKNGREFITSICEGKNILNLFSYTCAFSVAAINAGAKQVVNVDMAKNALNTGRENHRINSLDSKNVKFLPFNILKSWSKIRKFASYDIIIIDPPSFQKGSFAASKDYRKIIKKLDELAAENCIVLSCLNAPELDSSFIRELFQDEASSFRFIRKIDNLSTFPTNEEERSLKNLVFQKA from the coding sequence ATGAATATAAGTGAGTTAGAGAATCTTTTAAAAGAGAATTTAAAAGAGAAAACAAAAGAGTTTAAAAGAATTTTTCATGGAAGAGGAAATCTTTATGATGGATACTCTTTTTTAACAATTGATAGTATAGATAAAATACTTTTTGCTACTTTCTTTGAAGAGATAGGGAAAGAAGTAGAAGAAAAACTTTTAAAGCTTTTAGAGTCAATTTATGAAGAGTATAGTTTTGAGTGTTTAGTTTTACAAAGAAGATATTTAAATGGTGGTGAAAATGAGATTTTAAAAGGTATTTTGCCCCGTGAAGCAGTAGCTTGGGAAAATGGTTTAAAATATCAGCTAAATTTTTCAAATAAAAATATTGGTTACTTTGCAGATATGAAAAATGGAAGAGAGTTTATCACTTCTATTTGTGAGGGTAAAAATATTTTAAATCTATTTTCATATACTTGTGCTTTTTCAGTTGCTGCAATAAATGCTGGTGCAAAACAAGTAGTAAATGTAGATATGGCTAAAAATGCTTTAAACACAGGAAGAGAGAACCATAGAATAAATAGTTTAGACTCTAAAAATGTAAAGTTCTTACCTTTTAATATTTTAAAATCATGGAGTAAAATAAGAAAGTTTGCTTCTTATGATATTATCATTATAGATCCACCTTCTTTTCAAAAAGGTAGTTTTGCAGCAAGTAAAGATTATAGAAAAATAATAAAAAAACTTGATGAGCTAGCAGCTGAAAATTGTATTGTATTATCCTGTCTAAATGCCCCTGAATTAGACTCTTCTTTTATAAGAGAGCTATTTCAGGATGAGGCTTCAAGTTTTAGATTTATAAGAAAAATTGATAATTTGAGTACATTTCCTACAAATGAGGAAGAAAGAAGTTTAAAAAATTTAGTTTTCCAAAAAGCTTAA
- a CDS encoding YgaP family membrane protein, whose amino-acid sequence MNKFDKFRNFCRKFRILIGIVLIAIGFFTGIAWFYLGIIPLIAGLADFCPLCIISKKCTPKNLQSH is encoded by the coding sequence ATGAACAAGTTTGATAAGTTTAGAAATTTCTGTAGAAAATTTAGAATCTTAATTGGTATTGTACTAATTGCTATTGGATTTTTTACAGGTATCGCATGGTTTTATTTAGGAATTATTCCTTTAATTGCTGGACTTGCAGATTTTTGTCCTCTATGTATAATCTCTAAAAAATGTACACCTAAAAACCTACAAAGCCACTAA
- a CDS encoding GreA/GreB family elongation factor, translating into MKELITEYGYQKFIKEFNNLLRVEKPYWVKEKEIAAQFGDRSENAEYISAKEMIRNIDKRLRFLDKIIKNSDVIDIDKIPHNKVNFGSCVKLLDLESEEEKTFCIVGTYETNPNENLISNKSPLGKALLGKELNEEFEFNINEQTFEYEIIEIKKYEYK; encoded by the coding sequence ATGAAAGAATTAATAACAGAATATGGATATCAAAAATTTATAAAAGAGTTCAATAATCTTCTAAGAGTAGAAAAACCTTATTGGGTAAAAGAGAAAGAGATAGCAGCTCAATTTGGTGATAGAAGTGAAAATGCTGAATATATCTCTGCAAAAGAGATGATTAGAAATATTGATAAAAGATTAAGATTTTTAGATAAGATTATTAAAAATAGTGACGTAATAGATATAGATAAAATCCCTCATAACAAAGTAAACTTTGGTTCTTGTGTGAAACTTTTAGATTTAGAGAGTGAAGAAGAAAAAACTTTTTGTATAGTTGGGACATATGAAACTAATCCAAATGAAAATTTAATCTCAAATAAATCTCCATTGGGAAAAGCACTTCTTGGAAAAGAGTTAAATGAAGAGTTTGAATTTAATATAAATGAACAAACTTTTGAATATGAAATAATAGAGATAAAAAAGTATGAATATAAGTGA
- a CDS encoding ribonuclease HI: MEKIKRVFIDGSVNPKSKIGIGAFYLCDEIEKFDEKEIITKKFEDTSSTKLELESLLWALKQINTKEKLHIYTDCQNIFSLLNREDKLKKSNYFTSTNKKIKSHLLYEEFFYLNELYNLEFIKVKGHKKSSLKDEVDLIFSQVDKKARKELRNIILATIPK, from the coding sequence ATGGAAAAAATTAAAAGAGTTTTTATTGATGGAAGTGTAAATCCAAAGAGTAAAATAGGTATAGGTGCATTTTATCTTTGTGATGAGATAGAAAAGTTTGATGAAAAAGAGATTATTACTAAAAAGTTTGAAGATACCTCTTCTACTAAACTAGAACTAGAATCTTTACTTTGGGCTTTAAAGCAGATTAATACAAAAGAAAAGCTTCATATATATACTGATTGTCAAAATATTTTTTCACTTCTAAATAGAGAAGATAAACTAAAAAAAAGTAATTATTTTACTTCAACAAATAAAAAAATCAAAAGCCATTTACTTTATGAAGAGTTTTTTTATTTAAATGAGCTTTATAATTTAGAGTTTATAAAAGTAAAAGGGCATAAAAAAAGTTCATTAAAAGATGAAGTTGATTTGATTTTTTCACAAGTAGATAAAAAAGCAAGAAAAGAGCTTAGAAATATTATTTTGGCTACAATTCCAAAATGA
- the sfsA gene encoding DNA/RNA nuclease SfsA, giving the protein MKFEKLIHGKLIKRYKRFLADITLDTGEEITAHVPNSGAMTSCIEENCEVWVSFHDNPKRKLKYTLELTKIKENLICTNTGIANKIAIEAIENGTIKELQGYDNIKPEQKYGNQNSRIDILLWNNDSDKKCFVEIKSVSLNLGETLAFPDAKTTRGQKHLEELRDMVKEGHRAVMLYVIQRTDDLPFRIAYEIDKKYNEIFEEVTKEGVEVLVYQSNINLDKINIKGKNKGLKG; this is encoded by the coding sequence TTGAAATTTGAAAAACTTATTCATGGAAAACTTATAAAAAGATATAAAAGATTTTTAGCGGATATTACACTTGATACAGGAGAAGAGATTACAGCTCACGTACCAAATAGTGGAGCTATGACTTCATGTATTGAAGAAAACTGCGAGGTATGGGTATCTTTTCATGATAACCCCAAAAGAAAACTAAAATATACTCTAGAACTTACAAAAATAAAAGAAAACCTAATTTGTACAAATACTGGTATTGCTAATAAAATTGCAATTGAAGCTATTGAGAATGGAACTATTAAAGAGCTTCAAGGATATGATAATATCAAACCTGAACAAAAGTATGGAAATCAAAATAGTAGAATTGATATTCTTCTTTGGAATAATGACAGTGATAAAAAATGTTTTGTAGAGATAAAAAGTGTAAGTCTAAACCTAGGTGAGACTTTAGCTTTTCCTGATGCAAAAACTACAAGGGGTCAAAAACATTTAGAAGAGTTAAGAGATATGGTAAAAGAAGGTCACAGAGCTGTTATGCTTTATGTTATCCAAAGAACAGATGATTTACCTTTTAGAATAGCATATGAAATAGATAAAAAATATAATGAAATTTTTGAAGAAGTGACAAAAGAAGGTGTTGAAGTTTTAGTTTATCAATCTAATATTAATTTAGATAAGATAAATATTAAAGGTAAAAACAAAGGCTTAAAGGGCTAA
- a CDS encoding SDR family NAD(P)-dependent oxidoreductase, with amino-acid sequence MKNILITGCSSGLGLALTNLYLEKGYKVFGISRNKPKIENENFFFKAFDLSKIDIIKKELTPFIKEINNLDTVFLNAGMLGEIKEITKLSTKEIQEVLNLNLFANKELLDILATIKVDTIVGISSGASKKGSKGWGSYSLSKSSLNMLLNLYAKEMINTKLFAIAPGVIETPMTDYIRFNIDDEIFTSAKILKDGEIQKPFEAAKRLFQALERKNKFESGSFFDVRKI; translated from the coding sequence ATGAAAAATATTCTAATAACAGGTTGTAGTTCTGGACTTGGTTTGGCACTTACAAACTTATATCTAGAAAAAGGGTACAAAGTTTTTGGTATAAGTAGAAACAAACCAAAAATTGAAAATGAAAACTTCTTTTTTAAAGCTTTTGACCTTTCAAAAATAGATATAATAAAAAAAGAGTTAACACCTTTTATAAAAGAGATTAATAATCTTGATACTGTGTTTCTAAATGCAGGTATGTTAGGGGAAATAAAAGAGATTACAAAACTATCAACAAAAGAGATTCAAGAAGTTTTAAACCTAAATCTTTTTGCAAACAAAGAGTTACTTGATATCTTAGCAACAATTAAAGTAGATACTATTGTAGGTATTTCATCAGGAGCTTCAAAAAAAGGTTCAAAAGGTTGGGGTTCATACTCTTTATCTAAATCTTCACTAAATATGCTATTAAACCTTTATGCAAAAGAGATGATAAATACAAAATTATTTGCAATTGCACCAGGTGTAATTGAAACACCTATGACTGATTATATTAGATTTAATATTGATGATGAAATTTTTACTTCTGCAAAAATTTTAAAAGATGGAGAAATTCAAAAACCTTTTGAAGCAGCAAAAAGATTATTTCAAGCCTTAGAAAGAAAAAATAAATTTGAAAGTGGTTCTTTTTTTGATGTAAGAAAAATCTAA
- a CDS encoding YitT family protein — translation MKEFNLNQELKNYAYIVFASIILALGIVGFFSPNKIITGGTAGLALLLHYITPFTIGTLITAVNLPLVIIGWKYLGKMFAIRTVITILIISLAIDFFDKVVNLNPFILEMPLASIFGGIFIGVGLALVIKGNSSAGGSTIVARIVASKTEIKPGTVILVIDSLIILSSLFIFEDTARVLYSIVSIYITTRIIDTILTGRLNKKVVYLVSKKTDELKKKITEQLGPEGTIIKGDGLFEGQDKRMILLIVEVNKLQVLRQMLKETDPEEGFLIITEATEMLGRGH, via the coding sequence ATGAAAGAATTCAATCTCAATCAAGAATTAAAAAACTATGCTTATATAGTTTTTGCCTCAATTATTTTAGCTCTTGGAATTGTTGGCTTTTTCTCTCCAAATAAGATTATTACAGGTGGTACTGCTGGTCTTGCCTTATTACTACACTATATTACCCCTTTTACAATAGGTACACTTATCACAGCAGTTAACCTTCCTTTAGTAATTATTGGTTGGAAATATCTAGGTAAAATGTTTGCAATTAGAACAGTTATAACTATTTTAATAATCTCTCTTGCCATCGATTTTTTTGACAAAGTAGTAAACCTAAACCCCTTTATACTTGAAATGCCTTTAGCCTCTATCTTTGGTGGTATTTTTATTGGTGTTGGACTTGCACTTGTTATAAAAGGAAACTCTAGTGCAGGAGGTTCAACTATTGTTGCAAGAATAGTTGCTTCTAAAACTGAAATTAAACCAGGAACTGTAATTTTAGTAATTGACTCACTTATTATTCTTTCATCTTTATTTATTTTTGAAGATACAGCAAGAGTTTTATACAGTATTGTAAGTATTTATATAACAACTAGAATAATTGATACAATTTTAACTGGTAGATTAAATAAAAAAGTTGTTTACCTTGTAAGTAAAAAAACAGATGAACTTAAAAAGAAAATCACTGAACAACTTGGTCCTGAAGGAACTATCATAAAAGGAGATGGCCTTTTTGAAGGACAAGATAAAAGAATGATTTTACTAATTGTTGAAGTAAATAAACTTCAAGTTTTAAGGCAAATGCTTAAAGAAACAGACCCTGAAGAAGGTTTTTTAATCATTACAGAAGCTACTGAGATGTTAGGTCGAGGCCACTAA
- a CDS encoding OFA family MFS transporter — protein MVEKNRWLMALSAVGVHICIGSVYAWSVYVNPIQTQMNWTLTDVTIAFSIAIFFLGLSAALMGKFVEKNGPRVSAIISASLFALGTAGSGLAILMESKALLYFFYGVLGGCGLGIGYIAPVSTLVKWFPDKRGMATGLAIMGFGFASAIWGPTIEILIEKVGIASTFFILGAIYFVVMFSSALYLEKPEEDFLPKRFKKKLKEGKKKLKKDLQILGLSEAIKTPRFYGLWLMLFINVTCGIAIIGVASPLLQEVVGISAIAAAAAVGLMGIFNGAGRIFWASLSDYLTRPVVYIIFFLTQAIAFYVLPSITEIVIFQVVLYFIMTCYGGGFASIPAYIGDIFGTKELGAIHGYILTAWAAAGLVGPLIISIVKDMTGSYSQTLYVFAAFFIVALIVSIAMLINIKAIQKKQKDSII, from the coding sequence ATGGTTGAAAAAAATCGTTGGTTGATGGCTTTATCTGCTGTAGGTGTTCATATTTGTATTGGGTCTGTATATGCTTGGAGTGTATATGTAAATCCAATTCAAACACAAATGAACTGGACTTTGACAGATGTAACAATTGCATTTAGTATTGCAATTTTCTTCTTAGGATTAAGTGCAGCACTTATGGGAAAATTTGTTGAAAAAAATGGTCCTAGAGTTTCTGCAATAATCTCTGCTTCTTTATTTGCTTTAGGAACAGCTGGTTCTGGTTTAGCAATTTTAATGGAATCTAAAGCCTTATTATACTTTTTTTATGGTGTTTTAGGTGGCTGTGGTTTAGGAATAGGGTATATTGCTCCTGTTTCAACTCTAGTAAAATGGTTTCCTGATAAAAGGGGAATGGCAACTGGTTTAGCAATTATGGGATTTGGTTTTGCTTCTGCTATTTGGGGTCCTACAATTGAAATTCTAATCGAAAAAGTTGGAATTGCTTCTACTTTCTTTATTTTAGGTGCTATTTATTTTGTAGTAATGTTTTCATCTGCTTTATATTTAGAAAAACCAGAAGAGGATTTTTTACCTAAAAGATTTAAAAAGAAACTAAAAGAGGGTAAAAAGAAGTTAAAAAAAGATTTACAAATTTTAGGTTTAAGTGAAGCTATAAAAACACCAAGATTTTATGGTCTTTGGTTAATGTTATTTATTAATGTAACTTGTGGTATTGCTATTATTGGAGTTGCTTCTCCACTTTTACAAGAAGTAGTTGGAATCTCTGCAATTGCAGCAGCTGCAGCAGTTGGACTAATGGGTATCTTTAATGGTGCAGGAAGAATTTTTTGGGCTTCATTAAGTGATTATTTAACTAGACCAGTTGTTTATATTATCTTCTTTTTAACTCAAGCTATTGCTTTTTATGTATTACCATCAATTACTGAAATAGTGATTTTCCAAGTTGTTTTATATTTTATTATGACTTGTTATGGTGGAGGTTTTGCTTCAATTCCTGCATATATTGGAGATATCTTTGGAACAAAAGAGCTTGGAGCTATTCATGGATATATCCTAACAGCATGGGCAGCAGCAGGTTTAGTTGGTCCACTTATTATCTCTATTGTAAAAGATATGACAGGTAGTTATTCTCAAACATTATATGTTTTTGCAGCATTTTTTATAGTTGCTCTTATTGTTTCAATTGCAATGTTAATTAATATCAAAGCAATTCAAAAAAAACAAAAAGATAGTATTATCTAG
- a CDS encoding IclR family transcriptional regulator — protein sequence MSTQLQSLTKGLQVYKEIINYGKPILASALCERLDINKSTMSRILQTLKEEDYITYLDNSNEIIPKSLEDKTTQKTKIQILVEKTKPILENIYELTNECAYFGVFDDYKVLYVNQLDKSNRIKTRNSIGLQAPLHTNALGKSILAFGNYDLELIKLNHYTHNTITDISFLEKTIDEVKENGYSIDNSEYQDNMCCVAVPLFNHENILIGAVGISGLKERLSLEKLNFLGKEISKLVSEQRVIC from the coding sequence ATGTCAACTCAATTACAATCTCTAACAAAAGGTTTACAAGTTTATAAAGAGATAATAAACTATGGAAAACCTATCTTAGCCTCAGCTCTTTGTGAAAGATTAGATATAAATAAAAGTACTATGTCTAGGATTTTACAAACACTTAAAGAAGAGGATTATATTACTTATTTAGATAACTCAAATGAGATTATTCCTAAATCTTTAGAAGATAAAACTACTCAAAAGACAAAAATTCAAATTCTTGTAGAAAAAACAAAACCCATTTTAGAAAATATTTATGAATTAACAAATGAGTGTGCTTATTTTGGCGTATTTGATGATTATAAAGTTTTATATGTAAATCAACTTGATAAATCAAATAGAATAAAAACAAGAAATAGTATAGGACTTCAAGCTCCTTTACATACAAATGCCCTTGGGAAATCTATTTTAGCTTTTGGTAATTATGATTTAGAACTTATTAAGTTAAATCATTATACTCATAACACAATCACAGATATAAGCTTTTTAGAAAAAACCATTGATGAGGTAAAAGAAAATGGTTATTCAATTGATAATAGTGAATATCAAGATAATATGTGTTGTGTAGCAGTCCCTTTATTTAATCATGAAAATATTTTAATAGGTGCTGTAGGAATCTCAGGCTTAAAAGAGAGGTTATCTTTAGAGAAATTAAATTTTTTAGGGAAAGAGATTTCAAAATTAGTTTCAGAGCAAAGAGTTATTTGCTAA
- a CDS encoding DJ-1/PfpI family protein — MAKRILVLAGDFVEDYELMVPFQCLLMLGHTVDVVCPDKKAGEQIKTAIHDFEGDQTYTEKPGHNFTLNATFDEIDETTYDALVVPGGRAPEYIRLNPRVIEIVKDFNNKNKPIASICHGIQVLVAADIVKDRTCSCYPACAPDLNMRGGSWIDIGYEAAHVDGNLVTAAAWPAHPAWLAKFNELL; from the coding sequence ATGGCAAAAAGAATTTTAGTATTAGCAGGTGATTTTGTAGAAGATTATGAGTTAATGGTACCTTTTCAATGTCTATTAATGTTAGGTCATACTGTAGATGTAGTTTGTCCTGATAAAAAAGCAGGAGAGCAGATTAAAACTGCAATTCATGATTTTGAAGGGGATCAAACTTATACTGAAAAACCAGGACATAATTTTACATTAAATGCAACATTTGATGAAATTGATGAAACAACATATGATGCACTTGTTGTTCCAGGAGGAAGAGCTCCTGAGTATATTAGACTTAATCCTAGAGTAATAGAGATTGTAAAAGATTTTAATAATAAAAATAAACCAATTGCATCTATTTGTCATGGGATTCAAGTTTTAGTAGCTGCTGATATAGTAAAAGATAGAACATGTTCTTGCTATCCAGCTTGTGCACCTGATTTAAATATGAGAGGTGGTTCTTGGATAGATATTGGATATGAAGCTGCTCATGTTGATGGAAACTTAGTTACAGCTGCTGCTTGGCCAGCACATCCAGCTTGGCTTGCAAAGTTTAATGAACTTTTATAA